In Bernardetia sp., one genomic interval encodes:
- a CDS encoding M50 family metallopeptidase: MKKSALDRDAIGYDSLSQKEVSARQNSSLTGLLIAAVITVVLFNVPYGYYISYPFSILGTWFHEMGHGIMALLWGGDFIKLVMYSNGSGVATTTSYNAIAQAFVSAAGLMTPPIIGAALILAGRTQRGSKIAMSILGAALIISVVFLVRSWFGVLAVSLWGALIITFAFKLPVSYKPFVVQFLGVQAWASTFRSLDYMFSDYAGSLGMQSDTQSIANILILPYWFWGGVIAAFAIVMLLVSLKIAFKK, encoded by the coding sequence ATGAAAAAATCGGCATTAGACAGAGACGCAATAGGTTATGATTCTTTATCACAAAAAGAAGTGAGCGCAAGACAGAATAGCTCTCTTACTGGCTTACTCATTGCTGCTGTCATCACAGTAGTTCTTTTCAATGTTCCTTATGGTTATTATATCAGTTATCCGTTCAGTATTTTAGGAACTTGGTTTCATGAAATGGGACATGGAATAATGGCTCTTCTTTGGGGAGGAGATTTTATTAAGTTAGTGATGTATTCTAATGGTTCTGGCGTTGCAACTACTACTAGTTACAATGCTATTGCACAAGCGTTTGTATCTGCTGCTGGTTTGATGACACCACCTATTATTGGTGCTGCTCTGATATTGGCTGGGCGTACACAGAGAGGTTCGAAGATAGCAATGAGTATTTTAGGAGCAGCACTAATAATTTCTGTTGTTTTTTTAGTGCGTTCATGGTTTGGAGTATTAGCTGTTAGTCTTTGGGGAGCTTTGATTATAACTTTTGCCTTCAAACTTCCAGTTTCATATAAGCCTTTTGTAGTACAGTTTTTAGGGGTACAGGCTTGGGCAAGTACATTCAGAAGTTTAGACTATATGTTTAGTGATTATGCAGGGTCTCTTGGAATGCAATCCGATACACAATCAATTGCTAATATTTTAATTTTGCCGTACTGGTTTTGGGGAGGTGTGATTGCTGCTTTTGCTATCGTGATGTTATTAGTTAGTTTGAAAATTGCTTTCAAAAAATAA
- a CDS encoding MXAN_6640 family putative metalloprotease yields the protein MKFHSISKYILVLVSITCLNSILFAQNKQLSEEDIAFSRQWEAKLNHALSHSHTERNDKSHHSCLTLVLLEGQQNKKRLTLRLEKILRTHSERIELNFFFDSEHYRFHYDKTGVNAVDITDENNNDVPDYIEFMATEFENVYNKEINELGYVAPPSDGTEGGGEDLYDVYVTDLQQGLYGYVASENMIGDNPNSTVIETEASTSVMRMRNNYDDFDLKNDALKVTAAHEYYHSIQLGYKADFSNIFALEGSASWMEEVIYPRIDDNFQYLDAVFDNPDVAVNYNFGDEDDPDFNDFTTQWYGAWIFFQYIGETYGVDVARVLWENMRSQAELEALDNALKTKGINLQTAFEDFFVANVVLSASSASSPYTYNRAADYINYLSENINSETVKIEGTLDFSNQARVWYSNQQGNGRLMRFSADYIRLDTQEQDFVVDIVPKNSQGKQIGVQFVSFQPNGSVRVIKDYPAVGENAEITIDAATQSEQMYLIVYRIGTALDDFTSEQYSLRIYKEGTILGIDDKLGTDNYFNIASNPVTDRLKFVYKLQNQSNKNYTVSITDILGRKIIENQPIKTSINTNKWAKGTYMVTLFDEKQPIAVRKIIIQ from the coding sequence ATGAAATTTCATTCTATCTCAAAATATATTTTAGTCTTGGTTTCTATTACCTGTTTGAATAGCATTTTATTTGCCCAAAACAAACAGTTATCAGAAGAAGATATAGCTTTTTCTAGGCAATGGGAAGCCAAACTCAATCACGCACTTTCTCATTCCCATACAGAGCGCAACGACAAATCGCACCATTCTTGCCTAACTCTAGTGCTTTTGGAAGGGCAGCAAAATAAAAAACGACTTACTCTACGTCTTGAAAAAATTCTTCGAACACATAGCGAACGTATAGAATTGAATTTCTTTTTTGATTCAGAACATTATCGTTTTCATTATGACAAAACAGGAGTAAATGCTGTGGACATAACAGATGAGAATAACAACGATGTGCCAGATTACATAGAATTTATGGCAACAGAATTTGAGAATGTCTATAATAAAGAAATAAATGAATTGGGTTATGTTGCCCCTCCAAGTGACGGAACAGAAGGTGGTGGAGAAGATTTATACGATGTTTATGTTACTGATTTGCAGCAAGGTTTGTATGGATACGTAGCTTCTGAAAATATGATAGGCGATAATCCAAACTCTACAGTTATTGAAACAGAGGCAAGTACAAGTGTTATGAGAATGCGAAATAATTACGATGATTTTGATTTGAAAAACGATGCATTGAAAGTAACAGCAGCACACGAGTATTACCACTCTATTCAGTTGGGATATAAAGCAGATTTTTCAAATATATTTGCACTAGAAGGTTCTGCCTCTTGGATGGAAGAAGTAATTTACCCTCGCATAGATGACAATTTCCAATATTTAGATGCCGTTTTTGATAATCCTGATGTAGCTGTAAACTACAATTTTGGAGATGAAGACGACCCAGATTTTAATGACTTTACAACACAATGGTATGGAGCTTGGATATTTTTTCAGTATATAGGAGAAACTTATGGGGTAGATGTGGCTAGAGTTCTTTGGGAAAATATGCGCTCACAAGCAGAATTAGAAGCCTTAGATAATGCTTTAAAGACTAAAGGTATAAATTTACAAACTGCTTTTGAAGATTTCTTTGTGGCAAATGTTGTGTTGTCTGCTAGTTCGGCATCTAGCCCTTATACATATAATCGTGCTGCTGATTATATCAATTATTTGAGCGAAAATATTAATTCTGAAACGGTAAAGATAGAAGGTACACTAGACTTTTCAAATCAAGCGAGAGTGTGGTATAGCAATCAACAGGGAAACGGAAGACTGATGCGTTTTTCGGCTGATTATATTCGTTTAGATACACAAGAACAAGATTTTGTAGTGGATATAGTACCAAAAAACTCACAAGGAAAGCAAATAGGAGTTCAGTTTGTTAGTTTTCAGCCTAATGGAAGTGTAAGGGTAATAAAAGATTATCCTGCTGTTGGCGAAAATGCTGAAATCACAATTGATGCAGCTACACAAAGCGAACAAATGTACTTGATTGTGTACAGAATAGGAACTGCTTTAGATGATTTTACTTCCGAACAATACAGTTTAAGAATATATAAAGAAGGTACTATTTTGGGAATAGATGATAAGTTGGGAACAGATAACTATTTTAACATTGCCTCAAATCCAGTTACTGATAGACTGAAATTTGTATATAAACTGCAAAATCAGAGTAATAAAAATTATACAGTTTCTATTACAGATATTTTAGGTAGAAAAATAATTGAAAATCAACCGATAAAGACATCCATAAATACAAATAAATGGGCTAAAGGAACATATATGGTAACACTTTTTGATGAAAAACAGCCTATTGCAGTTCGTAAAATAATTATTCAGTAG
- a CDS encoding Hsp20/alpha crystallin family protein, whose translation MMTIDKTLTKKLAMQSQAENIAGGGTVPTKMFLSEEENGYLLRLTAASVNPDSYKIEIRQGHLIIMSLVKINEFEGVPRFMQAFPILPHVDSSGIEARYVEDELHIFAPFNQGTSRGENRRIDIDFD comes from the coding sequence ATGATGACAATAGATAAAACTTTAACTAAAAAACTGGCGATGCAGTCGCAGGCTGAAAATATTGCTGGTGGTGGTACAGTACCAACAAAAATGTTTCTTTCAGAAGAAGAAAATGGTTATTTACTTCGCCTCACAGCAGCTTCTGTGAATCCAGATTCCTATAAAATAGAAATCCGACAAGGGCATTTGATTATTATGTCATTGGTAAAAATAAATGAATTTGAAGGAGTACCTCGTTTTATGCAGGCTTTTCCAATTTTGCCTCACGTAGATTCAAGTGGGATAGAAGCTCGTTATGTAGAGGATGAACTACATATTTTTGCTCCCTTCAATCAAGGAACAAGCAGAGGCGAAAATCGCAGAATTGATATAGATTTTGATTAA
- a CDS encoding TraB/GumN family protein has translation MSKFIYRICFFLPLLIVFSSSLSYAQLLWEVSGKNSKQKSYLFGTVHVGDKRVIDYASNVYPYMDNSLTVAGELDLNVMTSIMAMAYIMSPKDSTLSKLLTKEEYQEIKPYLVENIGELAPFLDMVRPVFVMAMLQEKEQEKLAGANEENATTQKFPPLDMHLQNRARRNDQNVMGLETVKEQMTALNSTPIDKQAKELYNYIKAKSEQTDSKNTVGDIEMTTKNDTTALDFKKNPMETLISLYLTENIELLHDQISKEFEEETYQSLIVKRNLVMVKRMEEQMNKKPSKEDRKSKKNIIFAAVGAGHLGGEKGMVNLLKEAGYTLKPIFFNKKQETEK, from the coding sequence ATGTCCAAATTTATTTATCGTATTTGTTTCTTTTTACCACTTCTGATAGTTTTCTCTTCGTCTTTGAGCTATGCACAACTTTTGTGGGAAGTAAGTGGCAAAAACTCAAAACAAAAATCCTATCTCTTCGGAACTGTCCATGTGGGAGATAAACGAGTGATTGACTACGCCTCTAATGTATATCCTTATATGGATAATTCACTGACTGTTGCAGGCGAACTAGACCTCAATGTTATGACTTCTATTATGGCAATGGCTTATATTATGTCTCCAAAAGATTCTACTTTGTCAAAGCTACTTACTAAAGAAGAGTATCAAGAAATAAAACCTTATTTAGTTGAAAATATTGGAGAGCTAGCACCGTTTTTAGATATGGTGCGCCCTGTCTTTGTAATGGCGATGTTGCAAGAAAAAGAACAAGAAAAACTGGCTGGTGCAAATGAAGAAAATGCAACTACTCAAAAATTTCCTCCATTAGATATGCACCTTCAAAACAGAGCTAGAAGAAATGACCAAAATGTAATGGGTTTAGAAACTGTCAAAGAACAAATGACAGCTCTCAACTCTACTCCTATAGACAAGCAAGCCAAAGAACTATATAATTATATCAAAGCCAAAAGCGAGCAAACAGACTCTAAAAATACAGTAGGTGATATTGAAATGACTACAAAAAATGATACAACAGCTTTAGATTTTAAAAAAAATCCGATGGAAACACTCATTTCTCTTTACCTAACTGAAAATATAGAACTTCTGCATGACCAAATTTCTAAAGAGTTTGAGGAAGAAACCTATCAGTCGTTGATTGTTAAGCGCAACCTTGTGATGGTAAAAAGAATGGAAGAGCAAATGAACAAAAAACCATCTAAAGAAGATAGAAAAAGTAAGAAAAATATAATTTTTGCTGCTGTTGGAGCAGGGCATTTAGGAGGAGAAAAAGGAATGGTCAATCTTTTGAAAGAAGCAGGCTACACACTCAAGCCCATATTTTTTAATAAAAAACAAGAGACAGAAAAATAA
- a CDS encoding 7-carboxy-7-deazaguanine synthase QueE, with the protein MKISINSSLPVMEAFYTLQGEGAFMGHAAYFIRLGGCDVGCFWCDVKESWDKEAHPKKSISQIVEEASQFPARLAVITGGEPLMHNLDGLTEALKKEGFRVHIETSGAHPLSGNLDWITLSPKRFKKPLAEIYEKANELKMVVYALSDLKWAQEEAKKVSDSCKLLIQPEWSKSSKMLPILIEFVKENPKWQVSLQTHKFMDIP; encoded by the coding sequence ATGAAAATCTCAATAAACTCTTCACTTCCTGTAATGGAAGCCTTCTACACACTACAAGGCGAAGGAGCTTTTATGGGACATGCTGCTTATTTTATACGTTTGGGAGGCTGTGATGTAGGTTGTTTTTGGTGTGATGTAAAAGAGTCTTGGGACAAAGAAGCGCACCCTAAAAAAAGTATTTCTCAAATTGTAGAAGAAGCAAGTCAGTTTCCTGCTCGTTTGGCAGTCATTACAGGAGGTGAGCCACTAATGCACAACCTAGACGGACTCACAGAAGCATTGAAAAAAGAAGGCTTTAGAGTTCATATTGAAACCTCTGGAGCGCACCCTCTTTCTGGTAATTTAGATTGGATTACGCTTTCTCCGAAACGATTTAAGAAGCCATTAGCAGAAATTTATGAGAAGGCAAACGAACTCAAAATGGTAGTTTATGCTCTTAGTGACTTGAAATGGGCACAAGAAGAGGCTAAAAAAGTGTCTGATTCGTGTAAGTTGCTTATCCAACCCGAATGGAGCAAGAGTAGCAAAATGTTACCTATCTTGATAGAATTTGTCAAAGAAAATCCGAAGTGGCAAGTTTCTTTACAGACTCATAAGTTTATGGATATTCCTTGA